A single Arcobacter sp. FWKO B DNA region contains:
- a CDS encoding glutamate synthase subunit beta — MLKFTDIKRRNPEKRDVLKRLKDFDEVYELLSDNETSRQASRCIGCGDPYCHNKCPLHNFIPNWLKQIASNDLELAFKLSNESSPFPEILGKICPHDVLCEGDCTLNDTHGAVTIGAVETYLNEKAFENGYKPTFPKITSKKKVAIIGSGPAGLSTATFLLRKGIGVEVFERAAKGGGLLTFGIPGFKLDKNKVQRRIDWLLGAGMKLHLNCEIGKDKSFEDLTKEFDAVFIGIGATKGKTAGIDGENASNIHLAMEFLTAIQKRNFGLNIENFIDVKDKNVVVIGGGDTAMDCVRTSVREGAKSVKCLYRRDENTMPGSKKEVVNAKEEGVEFVFNVSPTKIILENGFATGVELVKTELDFSTSKRGTLQNIAGSEYIENADIIIYALGFDQEVPSFIKESGIELDKWNGIKTNENYQSSNPKIFAGGDVVRGADLAVTATADGRNAAFKIIEFLK, encoded by the coding sequence ATGTTGAAATTTACAGATATAAAAAGAAGAAATCCTGAAAAAAGGGATGTATTAAAAAGATTAAAAGATTTTGATGAAGTGTATGAGCTTTTAAGTGATAATGAAACTTCAAGGCAAGCAAGTAGATGTATAGGATGTGGTGACCCATATTGTCATAACAAATGTCCATTACATAACTTTATTCCGAATTGGCTTAAACAAATAGCAAGTAATGATTTAGAACTTGCTTTTAAGTTATCTAATGAATCTTCACCTTTTCCTGAGATTTTGGGAAAAATTTGTCCACATGATGTACTTTGTGAGGGTGATTGTACTCTAAATGATACACATGGGGCAGTAACTATAGGTGCTGTTGAAACATATTTAAATGAAAAAGCATTTGAAAATGGTTATAAACCAACTTTCCCAAAAATTACAAGCAAGAAAAAAGTTGCAATAATTGGAAGTGGTCCAGCAGGATTAAGTACTGCTACATTTTTACTTAGAAAAGGGATTGGTGTAGAAGTTTTTGAAAGAGCTGCAAAAGGTGGTGGACTTTTGACTTTTGGTATTCCTGGATTTAAACTGGATAAAAACAAAGTTCAAAGAAGAATTGACTGGCTTTTAGGTGCTGGTATGAAACTTCATTTAAATTGTGAAATTGGTAAAGACAAAAGTTTTGAGGATTTGACAAAAGAGTTTGATGCTGTATTTATTGGAATTGGTGCTACAAAAGGTAAAACAGCTGGAATTGATGGGGAAAATGCTTCAAATATACATTTGGCAATGGAATTCTTAACAGCTATTCAAAAAAGAAATTTTGGTTTAAATATTGAGAATTTTATAGATGTAAAAGATAAAAATGTAGTTGTTATAGGTGGTGGTGACACTGCTATGGATTGTGTAAGAACAAGCGTTCGTGAAGGTGCAAAAAGTGTTAAATGTCTTTATAGAAGAGACGAAAACACAATGCCTGGAAGTAAAAAAGAGGTTGTAAATGCAAAAGAAGAGGGTGTTGAGTTTGTATTTAATGTAAGTCCAACAAAGATTATCTTAGAAAATGGATTTGCTACTGGTGTAGAATTGGTAAAAACTGAACTTGACTTTAGTACATCTAAAAGAGGTACACTTCAAAATATAGCTGGAAGTGAGTATATTGAAAATGCAGATATTATAATATATGCACTAGGTTTTGATCAAGAAGTGCCATCATTTATAAAAGAAAGTGGCATAGAACTTGATAAGTGGAATGGTATTAAAACAAATGAAAACTACCAATCATCAAATCCAAAGATTTTTGCTGGTGGAGATGTTGTAAGAGGTGCTGATTTGGCTGTTACTGCTACAGCTGATGGAAGAAATGCAGCATTTAAAATTATAGAATTTTTGAAGTAA
- the gltB gene encoding glutamate synthase large subunit produces the protein MGCNLDLLTSFRDNCGFGLIASLKNKPTHQNLQDAITSLERMMHRGAIAADGKSGDGCGLLLSMPEQFMRKVALNNGVDLPNVYAVAMIFAPDIADIDVFKKHCARNDLKVLFTRNVPVNKDALGKLALDTLPNIVQVFVTANSLVSTNRFDAMLYLTRKECEHELKSKEGFYIPTFSSKVISYKGLLMPTHIKEFYTDLKDPDFAITFSLFHQRFSTNTLPKWKLAQPFRSIAHNGEINSVEANRFNVKVKSENIKSTVFTDEELQRIFPILQDGGSDSASLDNMFEFMIINGLDFFKSARSLIPAPWQNAPHMDSDLRAFYEYTSTAQEAWDGPAAVSLTDGRYIGCVLDRNGLRPSKYIITKDDRIIITSEYGTIELDEDAILERGRLSGGQMIGLDLKHGVVLKDKDINNYLKSSQNYSKWLSHDMEYLQEYIDDSFLDFSEYKFDDISKKQKFFNITYETLDQVIEPMSKDGKEAVGSMGDDTPLAAFSSVQRNFTDFFRQKFAQVTNPPIDPYREKVVMSLNTGFGRIHNILDEDAIYAKRLKSSTPILMKENFDILKSFGDKTHPRYDQYYKNKTFSTTFKTDLEKSLKALGDEVVKSVQKGTSIVILDDREIDENNKIIPIAMAIGYLNQYLLKFGLRHNVSIVAVSGEVYDAHSAAVLIGYGTAAIYPYMLYASIIALNERKDLSVYEMQQKLKNSQKAINAGILKIMSKMGISTIASYRNSGLFDVLGLSDKLVDECFNGSHSDLAGLCYGDIEKRLETAHFSAYYDNNHILPLKVGGIYKYIDGGEYHDYGPSITKAMHNKEATDFDSITDFDTLKVMVKNRKNKMIRDFFEFGSDRKSIDINEVESKEEIFKRFASAAMSLGSISPEAHEALAIAMNTIGGQSNCGEGGEDSARFKTIKNSKIKQIASGRFGVTPGYLRNAVELQIKVAQGAKPGEGGQLPGYKVTGLIAKLRHTIPGVTLISPPPHHDIYSIEDLAQLIFDLKQVNPEAVIAVKLVSSLGVGTIAAGVAKAYADKIIISGGDGGTGAAPLTSIKHAGNPWELGLSEAHNALKANHLRQMVHLQTDGGLKTGLDVVKAAMLGAESYAFGTAALTILGCKILRICHTNKCSVGVATQDEDLRGHFGGTVQRLIAYFTFIAEEVREILASLGYKSLDEVIGRSDLLKVIDDEFAKKFDFSNILRKLDGVDTCQVSSNEPFDKNEFEKEILKKVHKTIENPSSPIKISSPISNLNRSFGALISGHIAKYYGDDGLKEDSITINLQGTAGQSFGAFLSKGMSLYLKGVANDYVGKGMHGGKIVIKPKLQGQNYGGAGNTCLYGATGGKLYVRAAVGERFAVRNSGAIAVVEGTGDSACEYMTGGIIVILGNTGINFGAGMTGGLAFVYDEHHTFIDKMNQELIEAIRIDTDDTERERIYLKKLLRDYVNETESEKAIEMIENFRAEVRNFWLVKPKNMTVLPLNPADGD, from the coding sequence ATGGGATGTAACTTAGATTTATTAACTTCTTTTAGAGATAATTGTGGTTTTGGATTAATTGCTAGTTTAAAGAACAAACCAACTCATCAAAATCTTCAAGATGCTATTACTTCACTAGAAAGAATGATGCACAGAGGTGCAATTGCAGCTGATGGTAAAAGTGGTGATGGGTGTGGGCTTTTGTTGTCTATGCCTGAACAGTTTATGAGAAAAGTTGCTTTAAATAATGGGGTAGATTTACCAAATGTTTATGCTGTAGCTATGATATTTGCTCCTGATATTGCAGATATTGATGTTTTTAAAAAACATTGTGCAAGAAATGACTTGAAAGTTCTTTTTACAAGAAATGTACCTGTAAATAAAGATGCACTTGGAAAACTTGCACTTGATACGCTACCTAATATTGTACAAGTTTTTGTAACAGCAAATTCACTTGTATCAACAAATAGGTTTGATGCTATGTTGTATCTTACAAGAAAAGAGTGTGAGCATGAGTTAAAAAGCAAAGAAGGTTTTTATATCCCTACATTTTCATCAAAGGTTATCTCCTATAAAGGGCTTTTGATGCCTACACATATAAAAGAGTTTTATACTGATTTAAAAGATCCTGATTTTGCTATTACATTTTCACTTTTTCACCAAAGATTTTCTACAAATACATTACCAAAGTGGAAGCTAGCTCAACCCTTTAGAAGTATAGCTCATAATGGTGAGATAAATTCTGTTGAAGCAAATAGATTTAATGTAAAAGTTAAATCTGAAAATATAAAATCTACAGTATTTACAGATGAAGAACTGCAAAGAATTTTCCCAATTTTACAAGATGGTGGAAGTGATAGTGCTAGTTTGGATAATATGTTTGAGTTTATGATAATAAATGGACTTGATTTTTTTAAATCTGCAAGAAGTTTAATTCCTGCACCTTGGCAAAATGCACCACATATGGACAGTGATTTAAGAGCATTTTATGAATATACTTCAACAGCACAAGAGGCATGGGATGGACCAGCAGCAGTTAGTCTTACTGATGGTAGATATATTGGTTGTGTTCTTGATAGAAATGGTCTTAGACCATCAAAATACATAATCACAAAAGATGATAGAATAATTATCACAAGTGAGTATGGCACAATAGAACTTGATGAAGATGCTATTTTAGAAAGAGGTAGGCTAAGTGGCGGACAAATGATAGGATTGGATTTAAAACACGGTGTGGTTTTAAAAGATAAAGATATCAACAACTATCTAAAGTCATCACAGAATTATTCAAAATGGTTAAGCCATGATATGGAGTATTTACAAGAGTATATTGATGATTCATTTTTGGATTTTAGTGAATATAAATTTGATGATATCTCAAAAAAACAAAAATTCTTTAATATCACATATGAAACATTAGATCAAGTAATTGAGCCAATGTCAAAAGATGGTAAAGAAGCTGTTGGAAGTATGGGGGATGATACCCCTTTAGCAGCATTTTCATCTGTTCAGAGAAATTTTACAGACTTTTTTAGACAAAAATTTGCACAAGTAACAAATCCACCAATAGACCCATACAGAGAAAAGGTTGTAATGAGTTTAAATACTGGATTTGGAAGAATTCATAATATCCTTGATGAGGATGCAATTTATGCAAAAAGATTAAAATCAAGTACTCCTATTTTGATGAAAGAAAATTTTGATATTTTAAAATCATTTGGGGATAAAACACATCCAAGATATGATCAATACTATAAAAATAAGACTTTCTCAACTACTTTTAAAACAGATCTTGAAAAATCATTAAAAGCTCTTGGTGATGAAGTTGTAAAAAGTGTACAAAAAGGGACAAGTATCGTAATTCTTGATGATAGAGAAATTGATGAAAATAATAAGATTATACCAATTGCTATGGCTATTGGATACTTAAATCAATATCTTTTAAAATTTGGATTAAGACACAATGTATCTATTGTAGCTGTAAGTGGTGAAGTGTACGATGCACATAGTGCTGCAGTCCTTATTGGCTATGGTACAGCAGCAATTTATCCATACATGCTATATGCTTCAATTATAGCTTTAAATGAAAGAAAAGATTTATCAGTTTATGAGATGCAACAAAAATTAAAAAATAGTCAAAAAGCAATTAATGCTGGTATACTAAAAATTATGTCAAAAATGGGTATTTCTACAATAGCAAGCTATAGAAACTCTGGTCTTTTTGATGTATTGGGGCTTAGTGATAAGCTTGTTGATGAGTGCTTTAATGGGAGTCATAGTGATTTGGCAGGGTTATGTTATGGTGATATTGAAAAAAGATTAGAAACTGCACATTTTAGTGCTTATTATGATAATAATCATATATTACCACTTAAAGTTGGTGGAATTTATAAATATATTGATGGTGGCGAATATCATGATTATGGTCCTTCTATAACAAAAGCTATGCATAATAAAGAGGCTACAGATTTTGATTCTATCACAGATTTTGACACATTAAAAGTAATGGTTAAAAATAGAAAAAATAAAATGATTAGGGACTTCTTTGAGTTTGGTAGTGATAGAAAATCAATAGATATTAATGAAGTTGAATCAAAAGAAGAGATTTTTAAAAGATTTGCAAGTGCAGCTATGAGTCTTGGATCAATTTCACCAGAAGCTCATGAAGCTTTAGCTATTGCTATGAATACAATAGGTGGACAAAGTAACTGTGGTGAAGGAGGAGAAGATAGTGCTAGATTTAAAACTATTAAAAACTCAAAAATCAAACAAATTGCATCAGGAAGATTTGGTGTAACACCAGGGTACTTGAGAAATGCAGTTGAGCTTCAGATTAAAGTGGCTCAAGGTGCAAAACCAGGTGAAGGTGGACAGCTTCCAGGGTATAAAGTTACTGGTCTTATTGCAAAATTAAGACATACAATACCTGGTGTAACTCTTATCTCACCTCCTCCTCATCATGATATTTACTCTATTGAGGATTTGGCACAGTTGATATTTGACTTAAAACAAGTAAATCCAGAAGCTGTAATAGCAGTTAAATTAGTATCTAGCTTAGGTGTTGGAACAATAGCTGCTGGTGTTGCAAAAGCATATGCTGATAAAATTATTATAAGTGGTGGTGATGGTGGTACTGGTGCAGCTCCACTTACATCTATAAAACATGCTGGAAATCCATGGGAACTAGGACTATCTGAAGCACATAATGCACTTAAGGCAAACCACCTAAGACAAATGGTACATTTACAAACTGATGGTGGTCTTAAAACAGGGCTTGATGTTGTAAAAGCTGCTATGCTTGGTGCTGAAAGTTATGCATTTGGAACAGCTGCACTTACAATTTTGGGGTGTAAAATATTAAGAATTTGTCACACAAATAAATGTAGTGTAGGTGTAGCAACTCAAGATGAGGATTTAAGAGGACATTTTGGTGGAACTGTTCAAAGACTTATTGCTTACTTTACATTTATAGCTGAAGAAGTAAGAGAAATACTTGCATCATTAGGATATAAATCTCTTGATGAAGTAATAGGGAGAAGTGATTTATTAAAAGTTATAGATGATGAATTTGCTAAAAAGTTCGACTTTAGTAATATTTTAAGAAAGCTAGATGGTGTAGATACTTGTCAGGTAAGCTCAAATGAGCCATTTGATAAAAATGAGTTTGAAAAAGAGATACTAAAAAAAGTACATAAAACGATAGAAAATCCGTCAAGTCCTATAAAAATTTCTAGTCCTATATCAAATCTTAATAGAAGTTTTGGAGCTCTTATTTCTGGACATATTGCTAAATATTATGGGGATGATGGACTTAAAGAAGATTCAATTACTATAAATCTTCAAGGCACTGCTGGACAATCATTTGGAGCATTTTTAAGCAAAGGTATGTCACTATATCTAAAAGGTGTAGCAAATGACTATGTTGGTAAAGGTATGCATGGTGGAAAGATTGTAATTAAACCAAAGTTACAAGGTCAAAATTATGGCGGTGCTGGTAATACTTGTCTTTATGGTGCAACTGGTGGTAAACTGTATGTAAGAGCTGCTGTTGGTGAAAGATTTGCAGTTAGAAACTCTGGTGCAATAGCTGTTGTAGAAGGTACAGGAGATAGTGCTTGTGAATATATGACAGGTGGTATTATTGTAATACTTGGAAATACTGGTATTAATTTTGGTGCTGGTATGACTGGTGGACTTGCATTTGTTTATGATGAACATCATACTTTTATAGATAAAATGAACCAAGAGTTAATTGAGGCTATTAGAATTGATACAGATGATACAGAAAGAGAAAGAATTTATCTTAAAAAGCTTCTTCGTGATTATGTAAATGAAACAGAAAGTGAAAAAGCTATTGAAATGATAGAAAATTTTAGAGCAGAAGTTAGAAATTTTTGGCTTGTTAAACCAAAAAATATGACAGTATTGCCATTAAATCCAGCGGATGGAGACTAA
- the recO gene encoding recombination protein RecO, whose translation MQGFIINIKKVKDEDLIVSILSLDKVYTLYRFYGARHSILNIGYKIDFEIDTNVKGSIHRLKDVMQLGFSWMGNYEKMYAWQRFLKLFYPHLKDVEHIEPFYFELLNDLITKISKQNSKRALLEGYIKILEYEGRLHCEHTCLLCENQITENISLVRGFLPTHPKCSYSKSFDSNHIQELFNEKSAINLTDDEVDYLWNIILQGL comes from the coding sequence ATGCAAGGTTTTATAATCAATATAAAAAAAGTTAAAGACGAAGATTTAATAGTATCAATTTTAAGCTTAGATAAAGTTTATACACTTTATCGATTTTATGGGGCTAGACACTCTATATTAAATATAGGTTATAAAATAGATTTTGAAATAGATACAAATGTCAAAGGTTCAATCCATAGATTAAAAGATGTTATGCAACTAGGCTTTTCATGGATGGGTAATTATGAAAAAATGTATGCTTGGCAAAGGTTTTTGAAACTTTTTTATCCTCACTTAAAAGATGTTGAACATATTGAGCCTTTTTATTTTGAACTTTTAAATGATTTAATAACCAAAATTTCAAAACAAAATTCTAAAAGAGCACTACTTGAAGGATATATCAAAATACTTGAATATGAAGGAAGACTTCATTGTGAACATACTTGTTTATTGTGTGAAAACCAAATAACTGAAAATATATCACTAGTACGAGGTTTTTTGCCGACACATCCTAAGTGTAGCTATTCAAAAAGCTTTGATAGTAACCATATACAAGAGCTTTTTAATGAAAAATCGGCTATAAATCTAACTGATGACGAAGTAGATTATCTTTGGAATATAATATTGCAGGGACTTTAA
- a CDS encoding pyridoxine 5'-phosphate synthase produces MKLGVNIDHIAVLREARKINDPSPLDAVGVCRLAGADQITIHLREDRRHIHDNDARDIINSSLLPVNLECSINPDIIDIVCALKPYRATLVPENRNEVTTEGGLDLAGNYEKIKKAIDKLKANEIEVSLFIDPSLEACNYSRMLDSDWVEFHTGSFANIYAMLYTNLRLTHHCIKELDLPRAKLHQMLDSSLEDLNIASKEAYNLGLRVAAGHGLNYNNVTEILHIKEITELNIGQSIVARSVYVGLESAIKEMILKVNK; encoded by the coding sequence ATGAAATTAGGTGTAAATATAGACCATATCGCTGTACTTAGAGAAGCTAGAAAGATTAATGATCCAAGTCCACTTGATGCAGTTGGAGTTTGCAGGCTAGCTGGGGCTGATCAAATTACTATACATTTAAGAGAAGATAGAAGACATATTCATGACAATGATGCAAGAGATATTATTAACTCATCTTTGTTGCCAGTTAATCTTGAGTGTTCAATAAATCCAGATATTATAGATATAGTATGTGCTTTAAAACCATACAGAGCTACTCTAGTACCTGAAAATAGAAATGAAGTTACCACTGAAGGTGGACTAGATTTAGCAGGTAACTATGAAAAAATCAAAAAAGCCATAGATAAACTAAAAGCAAATGAAATTGAAGTCTCGCTTTTTATAGACCCTAGTCTTGAAGCTTGTAATTACTCAAGAATGTTAGATAGTGATTGGGTTGAATTTCACACTGGTTCATTTGCAAATATATATGCGATGCTTTATACTAATCTACGCCTTACTCATCACTGTATCAAAGAGCTTGATTTACCAAGAGCTAAGTTACATCAAATGCTTGATAGTAGTCTAGAAGATTTAAACATAGCCTCAAAAGAAGCATATAATCTTGGACTAAGAGTTGCTGCAGGTCATGGACTAAATTATAATAATGTAACTGAGATATTACATATTAAAGAAATTACAGAATTAAATATAGGTCAAAGTATAGTTGCTAGAAGCGTATATGTTGGACTTGAAAGTGCAATAAAAGAGATGATTTTGAAGGTAAATAAATGA
- the pdxA gene encoding 4-hydroxythreonine-4-phosphate dehydrogenase gives MKYKIAISIGDLNGIGLEIAIKAHEEISKLCEPIYCINETMLDRGLKLLGVSKPQNFNIHPTKGEFDIKPSKVTKKSGKFSYDSFIEAIKLAKKGKVDAITTLPINKQSWNEAGISYKGHTEVLRDYFGRDAIMMLGCDKMFVALFTEHIPLSAVCENIKTKKLTQFLIDFYNNVKSDKICVLGLNPHSGDGGVLGDEEVKIIKAIKEANNELNQKIFYGPAVPDTAFTKQNRSQYKYFVAMYHDQGLAPLKALYFDEGINASLNLPIVRTSVDHGTAFDIAYKTDRELNTTSYINAIKEACKLIKNK, from the coding sequence ATGAAGTATAAAATAGCTATCAGTATAGGTGATTTAAATGGCATTGGGCTTGAAATAGCAATCAAAGCTCATGAAGAAATATCTAAACTATGCGAACCAATTTATTGTATAAATGAAACTATGCTAGATAGAGGACTTAAGCTTTTAGGGGTTTCAAAACCACAAAATTTTAATATTCATCCTACAAAAGGTGAATTTGACATCAAGCCATCTAAAGTGACTAAAAAAAGTGGAAAATTCTCGTATGATTCTTTTATTGAAGCTATTAAACTAGCTAAAAAAGGGAAAGTTGATGCCATAACAACATTACCAATAAATAAACAATCCTGGAATGAAGCAGGGATTTCTTACAAAGGGCATACTGAGGTATTAAGAGACTATTTTGGAAGAGATGCAATAATGATGCTTGGATGTGATAAAATGTTTGTTGCATTATTTACAGAGCATATCCCTTTATCAGCAGTATGTGAAAATATCAAAACAAAAAAATTAACTCAATTCTTAATAGATTTTTACAACAATGTCAAATCAGATAAAATATGTGTACTTGGATTAAATCCCCATTCAGGTGATGGTGGAGTGTTAGGTGATGAAGAGGTAAAAATCATCAAAGCCATCAAAGAAGCAAACAATGAACTAAATCAAAAAATTTTTTATGGTCCAGCTGTTCCTGATACTGCATTTACAAAACAAAATCGCTCCCAATATAAATACTTTGTAGCAATGTATCATGATCAAGGTTTAGCACCTCTTAAGGCTCTATATTTTGATGAAGGGATAAATGCCAGCTTAAACCTACCTATAGTGCGTACTTCTGTAGATCATGGAACTGCTTTTGATATAGCTTATAAAACAGATAGAGAACTAAATACAACTAGTTACATAAATGCCATCAAAGAAGCTTGTAAATTAATTAAAAACAAATGA
- a CDS encoding phospholipase A, translated as MKKIIILFIFIGSSFLLSDTLLIQAQEYEKQGDYKNAMLVYKQIALANQPKDIEDEENTLSSQIARERFAKEYIRSNDLETQLSINQIISSEFGIYAYKKNYFAPVSYSQNHNDGRQNNEAKFQISIRKPIIHNLFGFDESIEFGYTQTSWWQLYDNSSPFRETNYSPEVYTLFFNKDSNAALKLYKIGFIHESNGKDGEKSRSWNRIYTEGTFQVGHIFVTPKLWYRIPEKAKNNINQTSGDDNPDIMKYYGYGELSIKYPYKQHLFELNFRNNLRKNNKHSSEFIWTFPLNSSKPFGKYFGFIQLQSGYGDSLIDYNKHSKRATLGIAFSR; from the coding sequence ATGAAAAAGATAATAATATTATTTATATTTATTGGTTCTTCATTTTTACTTAGTGATACTTTACTTATACAAGCACAAGAATATGAAAAACAAGGTGACTACAAAAATGCTATGCTTGTATACAAACAAATAGCACTCGCAAATCAACCTAAAGATATTGAAGATGAAGAAAACACTTTATCATCTCAAATTGCTAGAGAACGATTTGCAAAAGAGTATATACGATCTAATGACTTAGAAACTCAGCTAAGTATTAATCAAATAATTAGTTCAGAATTTGGAATATATGCCTATAAAAAGAATTATTTTGCACCTGTTTCATATTCACAAAACCACAATGATGGCAGACAAAATAATGAAGCAAAGTTTCAAATCAGTATTAGAAAACCAATCATACATAACTTATTTGGTTTTGATGAATCTATCGAATTTGGATATACCCAAACATCATGGTGGCAACTATATGATAATTCTTCACCTTTTAGAGAAACTAACTATTCCCCTGAAGTATACACATTGTTTTTTAACAAAGACTCTAATGCAGCTCTAAAACTTTATAAAATTGGCTTTATTCATGAATCAAACGGTAAAGATGGTGAAAAATCAAGATCTTGGAATAGAATATATACCGAAGGAACATTTCAAGTTGGTCACATTTTTGTAACACCAAAGTTGTGGTATAGAATACCTGAAAAAGCAAAAAACAATATCAATCAAACAAGTGGTGACGATAACCCAGATATTATGAAATATTATGGCTATGGTGAGCTAAGTATTAAATACCCTTATAAACAACATCTTTTTGAATTAAACTTTAGAAATAATCTAAGAAAAAACAACAAACACTCTAGTGAATTTATATGGACTTTTCCCCTTAATTCATCCAAACCTTTTGGTAAATATTTTGGTTTTATTCAGTTACAAAGTGGCTATGGAGATAGTTTGATTGATTACAATAAACATTCAAAAAGAGCTACTTTGGGGATAGCTTTTTCAAGGTAG
- a CDS encoding HIT family protein, whose protein sequence is MQKLYAPWRDEYVKGDRIQGCVFCHISKNSQDDESLGVLYRDNDCFIVMNRYPYSPGHFMIIPHFHTDALEELDPKVWMKISTFAQRGVEMLKKELNAKGVNIGMNLGAVGGAGIAEHIHLHLVPRWMGDTNFITTIGGTRVYSVDFDEIYQKLLKVANKYFSN, encoded by the coding sequence ATGCAGAAATTGTATGCCCCTTGGAGGGATGAGTATGTAAAAGGTGATAGAATACAAGGGTGTGTGTTTTGTCATATCAGTAAAAATTCACAAGATGATGAAAGTCTTGGTGTATTGTATAGAGATAATGATTGTTTTATTGTTATGAATAGATATCCATATTCTCCTGGGCATTTTATGATTATCCCACATTTTCATACAGATGCACTTGAAGAGCTTGATCCAAAGGTGTGGATGAAAATTTCTACTTTTGCTCAAAGAGGTGTGGAAATGCTCAAAAAAGAACTAAATGCAAAAGGTGTAAATATTGGAATGAATTTAGGTGCAGTTGGAGGAGCTGGTATAGCTGAGCATATACATCTTCACCTAGTGCCTAGATGGATGGGTGATACAAATTTTATTACTACTATTGGTGGTACTAGGGTTTATAGTGTGGATTTTGATGAGATTTATCAAAAGCTTTTAAAAGTGGCAAACAAATATTTTAGTAATTAG
- a CDS encoding YceI family protein, with protein sequence MKKLRNLLVAGFVAFGLGVSAAELVIDGGHSEVGFSIKHLMITNVKGKFTDYDGDIEFDTKGKKFTKFDATVKAASIDTGIEKRDDHLRSADFFEVDKHPDIKFVMNSYEKKTDSSGVLKGNIEIRGISKPVELNATINGIVKDMSGKTKIGFSIDGQINRKDFGLNWNRALEFGGVAVGDEVKLIIEIQAVVIED encoded by the coding sequence ATGAAAAAGTTAAGAAATTTATTAGTTGCTGGGTTTGTTGCCTTTGGTTTAGGTGTTAGTGCTGCTGAGTTAGTTATAGATGGTGGACATAGTGAGGTTGGATTTAGTATCAAACATCTTATGATTACCAATGTTAAGGGTAAGTTTACTGATTATGATGGTGATATCGAATTTGATACTAAGGGTAAGAAATTTACTAAATTTGATGCTACTGTAAAGGCAGCTTCAATTGATACTGGTATAGAAAAAAGAGATGATCATTTAAGAAGTGCTGATTTTTTTGAAGTTGATAAACATCCTGATATAAAGTTTGTTATGAATAGTTATGAGAAAAAAACAGATAGTTCAGGTGTATTAAAAGGTAATATTGAAATTAGAGGTATTAGTAAGCCAGTTGAATTAAATGCTACTATAAATGGTATTGTAAAAGATATGTCTGGTAAAACTAAAATTGGATTTAGTATTGATGGACAAATCAATAGAAAAGATTTTGGACTTAATTGGAATAGAGCTCTAGAATTTGGTGGAGTTGCTGTTGGTGATGAAGTTAAATTGATTATAGAGATACAAGCAGTGGTTATTGAAGATTAA